A portion of the Granulosicoccus antarcticus IMCC3135 genome contains these proteins:
- a CDS encoding reverse transcriptase domain-containing protein, whose product MPTIADRTAQAVVTGVLVPVLEPGLHEDSYGYRPNRSAHQAIEVTQARCRQIDWVLEYDIRGLFDNIDHALVLKALRRHTQEKWILLYVERWLTAPMQEQDGALTPREKGCLQGSICNAIHIE is encoded by the coding sequence GTGCCCACTATCGCGGATCGAACCGCACAAGCAGTGGTCACTGGGGTGTTGGTACCTGTATTAGAGCCGGGACTTCATGAAGACTCCTACGGGTACCGACCTAACAGATCAGCCCATCAAGCGATTGAGGTTACGCAAGCGCGTTGCCGACAGATCGACTGGGTGCTGGAATACGATATTCGTGGGCTGTTCGATAATATCGATCATGCCTTAGTGCTCAAAGCACTGCGTCGGCATACTCAAGAGAAGTGGATACTGTTATATGTGGAGCGCTGGCTAACGGCTCCGATGCAAGAGCAGGATGGAGCCCTGACACCGCGTGAGAAGGGATGCCTGCAAGGGTCCATATGTAATGCTATACATATTGAATAG
- a CDS encoding serine hydrolase domain-containing protein, whose protein sequence is MTIEKPDILPFDARFAQYDEACGPGLAVLVIQDGTTVFKRGYGLSNLETKERIDCDTNFRMASVSKQFTAMAVAILEEQGKISGDHYIGNYLVDLPEYMSKIKVCHLVHHLSGLPDYGDAFFSSNKNKPLISNDDVYAYYKSQTKLDFEIGERYEYSNGGYSLLALIVESASGQSFKDFSKDRIFDPAGMKNTAIITYPSTIRNQAISYGAWPFFENIDYNTGNALQGEDGVYTSLTDMEAWIHAIDNNILVSPATTERIFSKVKTNNGEDVQYGYGWGFDQIGGMEVRVHTGGWVGFNTVIVNAHEVNTWFVAFSNTEAISSEDASIEMAKYYLDLDINN, encoded by the coding sequence ATGACCATCGAGAAGCCAGATATTTTGCCATTTGATGCAAGGTTTGCTCAGTATGATGAAGCGTGCGGCCCAGGCCTGGCTGTTTTGGTGATACAGGATGGTACTACCGTATTTAAAAGAGGCTATGGGCTCAGCAATCTAGAAACGAAAGAACGTATTGACTGCGATACAAATTTTAGAATGGCATCTGTATCAAAGCAGTTCACTGCTATGGCAGTTGCCATTCTTGAAGAGCAGGGAAAAATATCAGGAGACCATTATATTGGAAATTATCTTGTAGATTTGCCTGAATACATGAGCAAGATTAAAGTCTGTCATCTTGTCCATCATCTAAGCGGGCTACCCGACTATGGAGATGCATTCTTTAGCTCCAACAAGAACAAGCCGTTAATCAGCAATGATGATGTCTACGCCTACTATAAAAGCCAAACAAAACTGGATTTCGAAATTGGTGAAAGGTATGAGTACAGTAACGGTGGTTACAGCCTGCTTGCGTTAATTGTAGAGAGCGCATCCGGTCAGTCGTTCAAAGACTTCAGTAAAGATAGAATATTCGATCCTGCCGGTATGAAGAACACTGCAATTATTACGTATCCTTCAACTATTCGGAATCAGGCGATATCGTATGGTGCATGGCCTTTCTTCGAAAATATTGACTACAACACCGGCAATGCTCTTCAAGGTGAAGATGGCGTATATACATCGCTCACCGATATGGAAGCATGGATACACGCTATTGACAACAATATTCTGGTTAGCCCTGCCACTACAGAAAGAATATTTTCTAAAGTGAAAACAAATAATGGAGAGGACGTTCAGTACGGTTATGGATGGGGGTTTGACCAGATCGGCGGCATGGAAGTGCGAGTGCATACGGGTGGCTGGGTAGGATTCAATACCGTTATTGTTAACGCACACGAAGTTAATACTTGGTTCGTCGCATTTTCTAATACTGAGGCAATCAGCTCGGAAGATGCGTCAATTGAAATGGCAAAGTATTATTTGGATTTGGACATCAACAATTAG
- a CDS encoding HD domain-containing protein, whose translation MIKCREDVYALYKSLGAPSRLIDHVIHVGAVAEKLANELKEIGVTLDENLVCLGAACHDAGKIIYKNELDEPGSLHELAGEKLLLEHDVSPVVARFCRSHAQYERMETSYEELLVALADKLWKGKRVENLELEIIDLTANQIGKERWDLFDKLDTIFEDIAAEGDSRLASTMVTT comes from the coding sequence ATGATCAAATGCCGAGAGGATGTCTATGCACTTTATAAATCGCTTGGTGCACCTAGCCGGCTGATAGATCACGTAATACACGTAGGAGCAGTAGCCGAAAAATTGGCTAATGAATTAAAAGAAATAGGAGTTACACTAGATGAGAATTTAGTGTGCTTGGGCGCAGCTTGTCACGATGCGGGGAAAATAATTTACAAAAACGAATTGGATGAACCTGGCTCCTTGCATGAGTTAGCAGGAGAAAAACTACTATTGGAACACGATGTTTCTCCCGTAGTCGCAAGATTCTGTAGAAGCCACGCACAGTACGAAAGAATGGAAACATCATACGAAGAGCTGCTAGTAGCCTTAGCAGACAAATTATGGAAAGGTAAGAGGGTAGAAAATTTAGAGCTTGAAATAATAGATTTAACGGCGAACCAAATCGGCAAAGAACGTTGGGATTTATTTGACAAGCTCGATACGATATTTGAAGATATAGCCGCCGAGGGAGACAGTCGTTTAGCCTCAACGATGGTGACGACATAA
- a CDS encoding HNH endonuclease has protein sequence MASELELLLDRVSTSELCFASAGSSFCIAGRCRGNADRYVLGYKESIYVGKWNTNYFRSVLDARHAAKVLTKNNNLSWGFTSSDGEEIVQRWLIELESASSKLQLCESVQNLSRAISQWPRQNHKAFVRAVNRWSAGSVKLHGNHEIKARSEVTFRIDGHWSDFKNQEMSENRKRSIIKKREILEKKSLFPNASEIVKRGQKHDKPVSLVFKSMYDEEYGHWLSEAMDDNGIILYSAVGDTQAQANKSLFDKYKLPLSNVMGSISAIVETEQSNNGDINNIESGVDAKKYSANEESLSREKYKVEINDDLVTRIYTNPSLITNEVLRDLWRDSAVLDSDELAAVFGLRRVRAGVDPVLQAIDKYIGLLVQDGYIDADAIDNDVSGIFTPSSYKHNVRSVVAREGQSEFRKLLLRKHGPWCELTHCKIIEILEAAHIFPYYGGETSDSNNGIVLRSDVHKLFDRHLIQLDSETLTFKVHKDLLDTEYAYIEGRMIARSELYAVKAFARKRELHFKNELGFLDNKRY, from the coding sequence ATGGCCAGTGAATTAGAATTACTGTTAGACAGAGTGTCTACATCAGAATTGTGCTTCGCCAGTGCAGGCTCATCATTTTGTATAGCGGGAAGGTGCCGTGGAAACGCTGATAGATATGTTCTTGGGTACAAAGAAAGTATTTATGTAGGAAAGTGGAATACAAACTATTTCAGGTCAGTTTTGGACGCGAGGCATGCCGCAAAAGTTCTGACTAAAAATAATAATCTTAGCTGGGGATTTACTTCCAGTGATGGTGAGGAAATCGTGCAGCGTTGGCTTATAGAGCTTGAAAGTGCCTCATCGAAGCTTCAATTATGCGAATCGGTACAGAACCTCTCACGTGCTATTAGCCAATGGCCTAGGCAGAATCACAAAGCCTTCGTTCGGGCGGTTAACCGTTGGTCCGCGGGGTCAGTAAAATTACATGGTAACCATGAAATTAAAGCTAGATCCGAGGTGACATTTCGTATTGATGGTCATTGGTCAGATTTTAAAAACCAAGAAATGAGTGAAAATAGAAAGAGATCAATCATAAAAAAAAGAGAGATCTTAGAAAAAAAATCACTGTTTCCGAATGCCTCGGAAATTGTAAAGCGTGGTCAAAAGCATGACAAGCCAGTAAGCTTGGTATTTAAATCCATGTATGATGAGGAGTATGGACACTGGCTATCAGAAGCGATGGATGATAATGGAATAATTCTCTATAGTGCTGTTGGTGATACTCAGGCGCAGGCTAACAAGTCTTTGTTTGATAAGTATAAATTGCCCTTGAGTAACGTGATGGGTTCGATATCAGCTATTGTAGAGACTGAGCAATCAAATAATGGCGATATCAATAATATAGAGTCTGGCGTCGATGCCAAAAAATACAGCGCTAACGAAGAATCTTTATCGAGGGAAAAATATAAAGTAGAAATAAATGATGATTTAGTAACTAGAATATATACAAATCCTAGTCTCATCACAAATGAAGTATTACGTGATCTTTGGAGAGATTCCGCTGTTCTAGACAGTGACGAGCTGGCGGCAGTTTTTGGATTGCGACGCGTACGCGCTGGAGTGGATCCTGTGCTGCAAGCTATCGATAAATACATTGGTTTGCTTGTGCAGGATGGATATATTGATGCCGATGCCATAGATAATGACGTGAGCGGTATATTCACTCCGTCGTCTTATAAGCATAACGTTCGTTCTGTCGTTGCACGAGAGGGACAAAGCGAATTTAGGAAGTTATTGCTGAGAAAGCATGGACCTTGGTGCGAGTTAACACATTGCAAGATAATCGAGATCTTGGAGGCCGCGCACATCTTTCCTTATTACGGAGGTGAGACCAGTGATTCAAATAACGGTATTGTGTTAAGAAGCGATGTACATAAGCTTTTTGATCGGCATCTAATACAGCTTGATAGTGAAACGCTTACTTTTAAAGTTCACAAGGATCTGTTGGATACTGAATATGCTTACATCGAAGGAAGAATGATCGCCAGATCTGAGTTGTACGCTGTAAAGGCATTCGCCCGAAAGAGAGAACTGCACTTCAAGAACGAACTTGGATTTCTAGACAACAAACGGTACTAA